A region from the Aliarcobacter thereius LMG 24486 genome encodes:
- a CDS encoding L,D-transpeptidase: MKFIFLFAILLASSIFAKDEYYTIAICTTSTLDYAKACQDRVLKTQKQKAFIVKENDKYYTNLNIYKNRKDASFDIKSTSNYIKAQGAFPRNISLEIVEKFNLGNYFIDLDKNIDNNIEEDLYNISLKEFDKQKSPKNELRYRKRALNSFDFDELIIKVNSKTNIMELFSRKNNQENLLRSYIVATGKNSIKKPQGEGTITAISLNPVWYPTSDTKKSFEKRGITLPDVVPPGHKYNYMGEAKLNLSHIVDGNATYRIHGTLNEKTLGYNVSAGCIRMKNKEVIELANLIEDFSIIYGMNKVRVLLD; the protein is encoded by the coding sequence ATGAAATTTATTTTTTTATTTGCTATATTATTAGCTTCTTCTATTTTTGCAAAAGATGAATATTATACAATAGCAATTTGTACTACAAGCACTTTAGATTATGCTAAAGCTTGTCAAGATAGAGTTCTAAAAACTCAAAAACAAAAAGCATTTATTGTAAAAGAAAATGATAAATATTATACAAATTTAAATATTTACAAAAATAGAAAAGATGCAAGTTTTGATATAAAATCAACTTCAAACTACATAAAAGCCCAAGGAGCTTTTCCTAGAAATATATCTTTAGAGATTGTAGAAAAGTTTAATTTAGGAAACTATTTTATAGATTTAGATAAAAATATAGACAATAACATAGAAGAAGATTTATACAATATTAGTTTAAAAGAGTTTGATAAACAAAAATCACCTAAAAATGAATTAAGATATAGAAAAAGAGCATTAAATAGTTTTGATTTTGATGAATTAATAATAAAAGTAAATTCAAAAACAAATATTATGGAGCTATTTTCAAGGAAAAATAATCAAGAAAATCTTTTAAGATCTTATATTGTTGCAACTGGTAAAAATAGTATTAAAAAACCTCAAGGAGAAGGAACTATTACAGCAATCTCTTTAAATCCTGTTTGGTACCCAACATCTGATACTAAAAAAAGCTTTGAAAAAAGAGGAATAACTTTACCTGATGTTGTTCCTCCTGGGCATAAATATAACTATATGGGAGAAGCTAAACTAAATCTTTCTCATATTGTTGATGGAAATGCTACATATAGGATTCACGGTACTTTAAATGAAAAAACATTGGGATACAATGTAAGTGCTGGTTGTATTAGAATGAAAAATAAAGAGGTGATTGAACTTGCAAATTTAATAGAAGATTTTTCTATAATTTATGGAATGAACAAAGTAAGAGTTTTATTAGATTAA
- a CDS encoding D-2-hydroxyacid dehydrogenase produces the protein MKIVILDRKTLGFDIDVSIFDKFGEVISYDVTKANETKDRIKDADIILTNKVYVGKNELENSKVKLICITATGTNNVDLSYAKESNIEVKNVAGYSTSSVVQLAFSMIFYFVQKLNYYKKYVDEQNWQESDTFTHIDMPFYELDGKKVGIIGLGEIGRDFAKKALAFDCEVVYYSTSGQNQNSSYKSVSLEELLKTCDIISIHAPLNEKTKDLLKYEELSLLKDGAILLNLGRGGIINEADLSKILDEKEIFCGLDVVGKEPIEDSNPLLKVKNKQRLLLTPHIAWASVEARNRLIEKVALNIESFLKN, from the coding sequence ATGAAAATAGTGATTTTAGATAGAAAAACTTTGGGATTTGATATAGATGTATCAATTTTTGATAAATTTGGTGAAGTTATATCTTATGATGTAACAAAAGCAAATGAGACAAAAGATAGAATAAAAGATGCAGATATTATTCTTACAAATAAAGTTTATGTAGGAAAAAATGAACTAGAAAATTCAAAAGTAAAACTTATTTGTATAACAGCAACAGGAACAAATAATGTTGATTTATCTTATGCAAAAGAGTCAAATATTGAAGTTAAAAATGTAGCTGGATATTCGACTTCTAGTGTTGTTCAACTTGCATTTTCTATGATTTTTTATTTTGTACAAAAATTAAACTATTATAAAAAATATGTAGATGAACAAAACTGGCAAGAAAGTGATACTTTTACTCATATTGATATGCCTTTTTATGAACTTGATGGAAAGAAAGTTGGAATAATTGGACTTGGAGAGATTGGAAGAGATTTTGCAAAAAAAGCACTTGCTTTTGATTGTGAAGTTGTTTACTACTCTACAAGTGGACAAAATCAAAATAGCTCTTATAAGAGTGTTAGTTTGGAAGAGTTACTTAAAACTTGCGATATTATATCTATTCATGCACCATTAAATGAGAAAACAAAAGATTTATTAAAATATGAAGAGTTAAGTTTATTAAAAGATGGTGCTATTTTATTAAATTTAGGTCGTGGTGGAATTATAAATGAAGCTGATTTGTCAAAAATATTAGATGAAAAAGAGATATTTTGTGGACTTGATGTTGTAGGAAAAGAACCAATAGAAGATAGTAATCCACTATTAAAAGTAAAAAACAAACAAAGACTTCTTTTAACTCCACATATTGCTTGGGCAAGTGTTGAAGCTAGAAATAGACTTATAGAAAAAGTTGCATTAAATATAGAGAGTTTTTTAAAAAATTAA
- the prpB gene encoding methylisocitrate lyase produces the protein MTSAGKKFREALKASSPLQIVGTINAYQALQATKVGHKAIYLSGGGIANASYGLPDLGMTMIEDVCIDIRRITGICDTPLIVDADTGWGHAFNVARTVKDFIRSGAAGMHIEDQVAAKRCGHRPNKELVSTEEMCDRIRAAVDAKKELDPDFYIIARTDAHASEGQAAAIARAKAYVEAGADAIFAEAVHTLKEYKEFTDAISVPVLANITEFGATPLFTTEELASVGIAMVLYPLSAFRAMNKAALNVYQELKDKGTQESVISTMQTRMELYDMLNYHSYEQKMDDLFSRGKAK, from the coding sequence ATGACAAGTGCAGGAAAAAAATTTAGAGAAGCTCTTAAAGCTTCAAGTCCACTACAAATAGTTGGAACAATTAATGCTTACCAAGCTTTACAAGCTACAAAAGTGGGACATAAAGCTATTTATTTAAGTGGTGGTGGAATTGCAAATGCTTCTTATGGTTTACCTGATTTAGGTATGACAATGATAGAAGATGTTTGTATTGACATTAGAAGAATTACAGGAATTTGTGATACTCCATTAATAGTTGATGCTGATACAGGTTGGGGACATGCGTTTAATGTTGCTAGAACTGTAAAAGATTTTATTAGAAGTGGTGCAGCTGGAATGCATATTGAAGATCAAGTTGCTGCAAAAAGATGTGGGCATAGACCAAATAAAGAACTAGTTTCAACTGAAGAGATGTGTGATAGAATCAGAGCTGCTGTTGATGCTAAAAAAGAGTTAGACCCTGATTTTTATATTATTGCAAGAACAGATGCTCACGCAAGTGAAGGTCAAGCTGCTGCAATTGCTAGAGCTAAAGCTTATGTTGAAGCTGGTGCTGATGCTATTTTCGCTGAAGCTGTACATACACTAAAAGAGTATAAAGAGTTTACTGATGCTATTTCTGTACCAGTTTTAGCAAATATTACAGAATTTGGAGCAACTCCACTGTTTACAACTGAAGAGTTAGCAAGTGTTGGAATAGCTATGGTTTTATATCCACTTTCAGCATTTAGAGCTATGAATAAAGCTGCATTAAATGTTTACCAAGAGTTAAAAGATAAAGGAACTCAAGAGAGTGTTATTAGCACAATGCAAACAAGAATGGAATTATATGATATGTTAAATTACCACTCATATGAACAAAAAATGGACGATCTATTTTCAAGAGGAAAAGCTAAGTAA